A window of the Pseudomonas fluorescens genome harbors these coding sequences:
- a CDS encoding DUF6338 family protein: MDDLVKEVIPLLQYLIPGFVSAWIFYTLTAFKRPDTFGQIVQALIFTFVIHGTVLGGGAVCVWVGEKGFSVGKWDAKAEACWAFSASLLLGLMACCLATNGKLHRWLRSRNVTKQSSYPSEWFCAFAQYDRFITLHLEDERRVLGWPVEWPPESNTGQFLMRFPRWLNEDGKLDPIGAEFLLIDSAKVKWVEFSPVSEGSS; encoded by the coding sequence ATGGATGATCTGGTGAAAGAAGTGATTCCGCTGTTGCAGTACCTGATCCCGGGGTTTGTCTCGGCCTGGATTTTCTACACCCTGACGGCCTTCAAGCGGCCGGATACGTTCGGGCAGATTGTGCAGGCGCTGATTTTCACGTTTGTGATTCACGGGACGGTGTTGGGGGGTGGGGCGGTTTGTGTGTGGGTAGGGGAGAAGGGATTTTCTGTAGGAAAATGGGATGCGAAAGCTGAAGCCTGCTGGGCCTTTTCTGCTTCGTTGTTGCTTGGGTTGATGGCTTGTTGTCTGGCCACCAATGGCAAATTGCATAGGTGGTTGCGTAGTAGAAACGTAACGAAACAATCTTCCTATCCCAGTGAATGGTTCTGCGCTTTCGCACAATATGACCGATTCATCACCCTTCATCTGGAGGATGAAAGGCGCGTTCTAGGCTGGCCGGTGGAGTGGCCACCGGAGTCGAACACCGGACAGTTTTTGATGAGGTTTCCACGCTGGCTCAACGAAGATGGCAAATTGGATCCTATTGGTGCCGAATTTTTGCTGATAGATTCCGCGAAGGTTAAATGGGTTGAATTCAGCCCGGTATCAGAGGGTTCATCATGA
- a CDS encoding MFS transporter: MNTLQSPPDITVLARAAAKVKRHVLPLFVVMFIVNYIDRVNIGFVRSHLETDLGIGAAAYGLGAGLFFIGYALFEVPSNMLLQRYGARVWLTRIMFTWGAAAMAMAFVKGETSFYVLRFILGAAEAGFFPGIIYYFTQWLPASERGKTMAVFLSGSAIASVISGPVSGALLHISGLGMHGWQWMFLIEGAASVVLCGFVWFWLQSHPRQAKWLSEEEREALVTAIAEEQRAREATHVARPSMFKLLADRQIALFCFIYFSIALTIYGATFWLPSMIKKMGNLGDFQVGLLNSVPWIISIVAMYGFAAMAGKWKFQQAWVALTLVIAAFGMFMSTTGGPIFAFVAICFAAIGFKAASALFWPIPQSYLDARIAAAVIALINSIGNLGGFVAPTAFGFLEQTTGSIEGGLYGLAATSLVAAVVIFFARMAPGAKGKNSAKPEPETAVAPTANPVASH; the protein is encoded by the coding sequence TTGAATACCCTTCAGAGTCCGCCGGACATCACGGTACTCGCCCGCGCCGCCGCCAAGGTCAAGCGCCATGTGCTGCCGCTGTTCGTGGTGATGTTCATCGTCAACTACATCGACCGGGTCAACATCGGTTTCGTGCGCAGCCATCTGGAAACCGATCTGGGTATCGGTGCTGCTGCCTATGGCCTTGGCGCCGGTCTGTTTTTCATCGGTTACGCCTTGTTTGAAGTGCCGTCCAACATGCTTCTGCAACGCTACGGTGCGCGTGTCTGGCTGACGCGGATCATGTTCACCTGGGGCGCCGCCGCGATGGCCATGGCGTTCGTCAAGGGTGAAACCAGTTTCTATGTGTTGCGCTTCATATTGGGCGCTGCCGAGGCCGGGTTCTTCCCGGGGATCATTTATTACTTCACCCAATGGCTGCCAGCCTCGGAGCGTGGCAAAACCATGGCGGTGTTCCTCAGCGGTTCGGCGATCGCGTCGGTGATTTCCGGTCCGGTATCCGGCGCGCTGTTGCACATCAGCGGGCTGGGCATGCACGGCTGGCAGTGGATGTTCCTGATCGAAGGCGCCGCCTCGGTGGTGCTCTGCGGGTTCGTCTGGTTCTGGCTGCAATCCCATCCGCGCCAGGCCAAGTGGCTGAGCGAGGAAGAGCGTGAGGCGCTGGTGACGGCAATCGCCGAGGAACAACGTGCCCGCGAAGCAACCCACGTCGCCAGACCTTCGATGTTCAAACTGTTGGCGGACCGGCAGATCGCGCTGTTCTGCTTCATCTACTTCTCCATCGCCCTGACCATCTACGGCGCCACCTTCTGGCTGCCGAGCATGATCAAGAAAATGGGCAACCTCGGCGACTTCCAGGTCGGGCTGTTGAACTCGGTGCCGTGGATCATTTCCATCGTTGCGATGTACGGCTTTGCGGCGATGGCCGGCAAGTGGAAATTCCAGCAGGCCTGGGTCGCTCTTACTCTGGTGATCGCCGCATTCGGCATGTTCATGTCCACCACTGGCGGGCCGATTTTCGCCTTCGTCGCCATCTGTTTCGCGGCCATCGGTTTCAAGGCGGCTTCGGCACTGTTCTGGCCGATTCCGCAAAGCTATCTGGATGCGCGTATCGCAGCGGCGGTGATCGCGCTGATCAACTCCATCGGCAACCTCGGCGGCTTCGTTGCACCGACCGCGTTTGGCTTTCTGGAACAGACCACTGGCTCTATCGAGGGCGGTCTGTATGGCCTCGCCGCGACTTCGCTGGTAGCGGCGGTAGTGATTTTCTTCGCCCGCATGGCGCCCGGCGCCAAAGGCAAAAACTCGGCAAAGCCTGAACCTGAAACCGCCGTTGCGCCGACGGCCAACCCGGTGGCGAGCCACTGA
- a CDS encoding LysR substrate-binding domain-containing protein, protein MFELTQLRCFTTVATELNFRRAAERLNMTQPPLSRQIQLLEHHLGVELFTRSTRSVALTAAGRAFFIEAQNLLERAQQAAVTARRFAEGDIGSVNISFVGSAVYEFLPKVIAEARLKQPQVKIDLTEMNTYQQHEALRARRIDLGIVRAPLLEPGYATECLVREPFVLAVPSGHRLAEADDVSVKDLDGQPFLMYSHAAYPPFNELLTGMLRSARVAPDYVQWLGSSLTILALVNAGMGLALVPRCATSVVFRNVVFREIDLGEGVQSELHLIWRENNDNPAFAMLLEGIRRAVKDGWG, encoded by the coding sequence ATGTTCGAACTGACCCAACTGCGCTGCTTCACCACCGTCGCCACCGAACTCAACTTCCGTCGTGCCGCCGAGCGGTTGAACATGACTCAGCCGCCACTGAGCCGGCAGATCCAGTTGCTCGAGCATCATCTGGGTGTCGAACTGTTCACCCGCAGTACGCGCAGCGTGGCACTCACGGCTGCCGGCCGGGCGTTTTTCATCGAGGCGCAGAATCTGCTCGAACGCGCCCAGCAAGCCGCCGTCACCGCTCGGCGTTTTGCCGAGGGTGATATCGGTTCGGTGAACATCAGTTTTGTCGGCAGCGCGGTGTACGAATTTCTGCCCAAGGTCATCGCCGAAGCTCGGCTCAAGCAGCCGCAGGTGAAGATCGACCTGACCGAAATGAACACCTACCAGCAACACGAAGCCCTGCGGGCCCGGCGCATCGATCTGGGCATCGTCCGTGCGCCGTTGCTGGAACCGGGTTATGCCACTGAATGCCTGGTGCGTGAGCCGTTTGTGCTGGCAGTGCCGAGTGGTCATCGACTGGCCGAGGCTGACGACGTTTCAGTGAAGGATCTGGATGGGCAGCCGTTCCTGATGTATTCCCACGCGGCCTATCCGCCGTTCAACGAATTGCTGACCGGCATGCTGCGTTCGGCCCGGGTCGCTCCGGATTACGTGCAGTGGCTGGGTTCTTCGTTGACGATTCTGGCGCTGGTCAACGCGGGCATGGGCCTGGCGCTGGTGCCGCGTTGCGCGACCAGTGTGGTGTTCAGGAATGTGGTGTTTCGCGAGATCGATCTGGGCGAAGGGGTGCAGAGCGAGCTGCATCTGATCTGGCGGGAGAACAACGACAACCCGGCGTTTGCGATGCTGCTGGAGGGCATTCGCCGGGCGGTGAAGGATGGATGGGGTTAA
- a CDS encoding GMC family oxidoreductase: MTYDYIIAGAGAAGCVLANRLSASGQHTVLLLEAGGKDSSLWFKIPVGFAKMYYNPTFNWMYYSQPQKQLGNREIYAPRGKVQGGSGSINAMIYVRGQAHDFNDWAANGNDGWGFKDVLPYFRKLENHPLGDSEYHGGSGPISITPMAGQTHPICDVFLKGCDELGYPRSDDFNGPKFEGAGIYDVNTRNGQRSSSSFAHLHPALSRPNLTVEHYALVDRVLFDESQQRATGISITQHGVTRTFTARKEVILCAGAVDTPKILQLSGVADRVLLAKHQIPVVKHLPAVGQNLQDHLCVSYYYKANIPTLNDELSSLFGQFKLGVKYLLTRKGALAMSVNQAGGFFRGNPEQSHPNLQLYFNPLSYQIPKNNKASLKPEPYSGFLLCFNPCRPTSRGHIEIASKNPRDAALIDPNYLSTQKDIDEVIQGSRLMRKIMGAPSLKGITVDEVLPGPAVESDEQMLQYFRDNCGSIYHLCGSCAMGADEQTSVVDKRLKVHGLDGLRIVDASIFPNVTSGNTHAAVLMVAEKGADLILQDA, translated from the coding sequence ATGACATACGACTACATCATCGCTGGCGCAGGCGCCGCTGGCTGCGTGCTGGCCAACCGGCTCTCGGCCTCGGGCCAACACACGGTGCTGCTGCTGGAAGCGGGCGGCAAGGACAGTTCGCTGTGGTTCAAGATCCCGGTCGGCTTCGCCAAAATGTATTACAACCCGACCTTCAACTGGATGTACTACAGCCAGCCGCAGAAGCAGTTGGGCAATCGCGAAATCTACGCCCCGCGCGGCAAGGTCCAGGGCGGTTCGGGCTCGATCAACGCGATGATCTACGTGCGCGGCCAGGCCCATGACTTCAACGACTGGGCGGCCAACGGCAACGACGGTTGGGGTTTCAAGGACGTGCTGCCGTACTTCCGCAAACTGGAAAACCATCCGTTGGGCGACAGCGAATATCATGGCGGCAGCGGCCCGATCAGTATCACCCCGATGGCCGGCCAGACCCACCCGATCTGCGACGTGTTCCTCAAGGGCTGCGATGAACTCGGCTACCCGCGCAGCGACGATTTCAACGGGCCGAAATTCGAAGGCGCGGGCATCTACGACGTCAACACCCGCAACGGTCAGCGCAGTTCCAGCAGCTTCGCGCATTTGCATCCGGCGCTGAGCCGGCCGAACCTGACGGTCGAGCATTACGCGTTGGTTGATCGAGTGCTGTTCGATGAAAGTCAGCAGCGTGCCACCGGTATTTCCATTACTCAGCATGGTGTGACGCGAACTTTCACGGCGCGCAAGGAAGTGATCCTGTGCGCCGGCGCCGTCGATACGCCAAAGATCCTGCAATTGTCCGGCGTGGCGGATCGCGTCTTGCTGGCCAAGCATCAGATTCCCGTGGTGAAACACCTGCCGGCGGTGGGGCAGAATCTGCAGGATCACCTGTGCGTCAGCTACTACTACAAGGCCAATATTCCGACCCTGAACGATGAGCTCAGCTCACTATTTGGTCAGTTCAAACTCGGCGTGAAATACCTGCTGACCCGCAAGGGCGCATTGGCGATGAGCGTCAACCAGGCCGGCGGTTTCTTCCGAGGCAACCCGGAGCAGAGCCATCCGAACCTGCAATTGTATTTCAACCCGCTGTCGTATCAGATTCCGAAAAACAACAAGGCTAGCCTCAAGCCCGAACCGTACTCAGGCTTCCTGCTGTGCTTCAATCCGTGCCGCCCGACCAGTCGCGGGCACATCGAGATTGCCTCGAAGAATCCTCGCGATGCAGCGCTGATCGACCCGAACTACCTGAGCACGCAAAAGGACATCGACGAGGTGATCCAGGGCAGTCGCCTGATGCGCAAGATCATGGGCGCTCCGTCGCTCAAGGGCATTACGGTCGATGAAGTTCTGCCGGGGCCGGCAGTGGAAAGCGACGAGCAGATGCTGCAGTACTTCCGTGACAACTGCGGCTCGATCTATCACCTGTGCGGTTCCTGCGCGATGGGGGCGGATGAGCAGACTTCGGTAGTCGACAAACGCCTCAAGGTGCATGGCCTCGACGGGTTGCGGATCGTCGATGCATCGATCTTCCCCAACGTGACATCGGGCAACACCCATGCGGCGGTGCTGATGGTGGCGGAGAAGGGCGCGGATCTGATTCTGCAGGACGCGTAA